In one window of Bemisia tabaci chromosome 4, PGI_BMITA_v3 DNA:
- the LOC109031239 gene encoding proton-coupled amino acid transporter-like protein pathetic isoform X1 — protein MDTQLATIQTTLEIKTAESNSCADLVPRKEEQQEKNPNTREFKHATTDFETFLHIIKASLGSGLLATPDAFKNAGIALGLIGTAMAVAAITHTTAMLVRNSQTLCYMLKKPFLTYFETAEYAFEYGNLPAAKGHGGLARRFVKLFSLITYYGVNTIYMVLIASTIKQLVETRIDTQWNIRWYILLALIIILPVGVIKLMKFLAPFSAFANVCLFGGLGIILCRILRDLPPVSSRPLVAPIEKIPLFISTILFGCEGIGIVLPAENEMKNPDHFLGWTGVLSWSMFCIGISNAIVGFFGYLKFGDEVQGSISLNMQDDWISELVKILIALAILFSYGLQMTVTSEVVWDSVKDRFHKNNSKKAYYCVRSSLVVGTAVVAAVIPNLAPIISLFGAVGFSMMGLFCPAVIDLVLYYDPERGWTDWRCLKNILLMLAALAATLLGTYSSMVDIITNYE, from the exons ATGGATACTCAATTGGCAACGATACAAACCACCCTGGAAATAAAAACTGCAGAAAG CAATTCTTGTGCCGATCTTGTGCCGAGAAAAGAGGAACAACAAGAGAAAAATCCAAATACTCGAGAATTTAAACATGCAACAAC agattttgaaacgttcttGCATATTATAAAGGCTTCTCTGGGGTCCGGGCTGCTAGCAACACCAGATGCCTTTAAAAATGCAGGAATCGCCTTGGGTCTTATCGGCACGGCAATGGCTGTCGCGGCCATCACTCATACCACCGCAATGCTT gtgAGGAACTCTCAAACATTGTGTTACATGTTAAAAAAGCCATTTCTGACATATTTCGAAACAGCCGAGTATGCATTTGAATATGGAAACCTACCCGCTGCCAAAGGTCATGGTGGTCTTGCCAG GAGATTTGTAAAGCTGTTTTCTTTAATCACCTACTATGGTGTAAACACAATTTATATGGTCTTAATCGCATCAACAATCAAGCAG CTCGTCGAGACTCGGATAGACACTCAATGGAACATTCGATGGTACATTTTGTTGGCTCTCATCATAATTCTTCCTGTTGGAGTTATCAAACTCATGAAATTCTTGGCCCCTTTCTCAGCCTTCGCCAACGTTTGCCTTTTTGGTGGTCTCGGGATTATTCTCTGTAGAATCCTGAGGGATTTACCCCCTGTCTCCTCTAGGCCTTTGGTGGCTCCCATTGAGAAAATCCCTTTATTCATTTCGACAATACTTTTTGGTTGTGAGGGCATTGGAATT GTGTTGCCGGccgaaaatgagatgaaaaaccCCGATCATTTCCTGGGGTGGACCGGGGTCTTAAGCTGGTCGATGTTCTGCATCGGGATTTCAAACGCCATTGTCGGGTTCTTCGGGTACCTTAAATTCGGTGACGAGGTACAAGGTAGCATCTCCTTAAACATGCAAGACGATTG GATCTCAGAATTAGTGAAAATACTCATCGCGCTGGCAATCCTCTTCTCTTATGGGCTTCAAATGACAGTAACCTCCGAGGTTGTGTGGGAcagcgtgaaggatcgatttcACAAGAACAACTCGAAAAAGGCCTACTATTGTGTCAGAAGCTCTCTAGTTGTTGGAACAG CCGTTGTTGCAGCTGTGATACCCAACCTGGCACCAATCATATCGCTGTTTGGAGCAGTTGGTTTTTCAATGATGGGACTTTTCTGCCCTGCTGTTATAGATCTAGTGCTTTACTATGATCCAGAAAGAGGTTGGACCGACTGGCGTtgcttaaaaaatattctcctcATGTTAGCTGCTTTAGCTGCGACTTTGCTCGGCACATATTCAAGTATGGTTGACATCATTACCAACTACGAATGA
- the LOC109031239 gene encoding proton-coupled amino acid transporter-like protein pathetic isoform X2 translates to MSCNSCADLVPRKEEQQEKNPNTREFKHATTDFETFLHIIKASLGSGLLATPDAFKNAGIALGLIGTAMAVAAITHTTAMLVRNSQTLCYMLKKPFLTYFETAEYAFEYGNLPAAKGHGGLARRFVKLFSLITYYGVNTIYMVLIASTIKQLVETRIDTQWNIRWYILLALIIILPVGVIKLMKFLAPFSAFANVCLFGGLGIILCRILRDLPPVSSRPLVAPIEKIPLFISTILFGCEGIGIVLPAENEMKNPDHFLGWTGVLSWSMFCIGISNAIVGFFGYLKFGDEVQGSISLNMQDDWISELVKILIALAILFSYGLQMTVTSEVVWDSVKDRFHKNNSKKAYYCVRSSLVVGTAVVAAVIPNLAPIISLFGAVGFSMMGLFCPAVIDLVLYYDPERGWTDWRCLKNILLMLAALAATLLGTYSSMVDIITNYE, encoded by the exons ATGTCTTG CAATTCTTGTGCCGATCTTGTGCCGAGAAAAGAGGAACAACAAGAGAAAAATCCAAATACTCGAGAATTTAAACATGCAACAAC agattttgaaacgttcttGCATATTATAAAGGCTTCTCTGGGGTCCGGGCTGCTAGCAACACCAGATGCCTTTAAAAATGCAGGAATCGCCTTGGGTCTTATCGGCACGGCAATGGCTGTCGCGGCCATCACTCATACCACCGCAATGCTT gtgAGGAACTCTCAAACATTGTGTTACATGTTAAAAAAGCCATTTCTGACATATTTCGAAACAGCCGAGTATGCATTTGAATATGGAAACCTACCCGCTGCCAAAGGTCATGGTGGTCTTGCCAG GAGATTTGTAAAGCTGTTTTCTTTAATCACCTACTATGGTGTAAACACAATTTATATGGTCTTAATCGCATCAACAATCAAGCAG CTCGTCGAGACTCGGATAGACACTCAATGGAACATTCGATGGTACATTTTGTTGGCTCTCATCATAATTCTTCCTGTTGGAGTTATCAAACTCATGAAATTCTTGGCCCCTTTCTCAGCCTTCGCCAACGTTTGCCTTTTTGGTGGTCTCGGGATTATTCTCTGTAGAATCCTGAGGGATTTACCCCCTGTCTCCTCTAGGCCTTTGGTGGCTCCCATTGAGAAAATCCCTTTATTCATTTCGACAATACTTTTTGGTTGTGAGGGCATTGGAATT GTGTTGCCGGccgaaaatgagatgaaaaaccCCGATCATTTCCTGGGGTGGACCGGGGTCTTAAGCTGGTCGATGTTCTGCATCGGGATTTCAAACGCCATTGTCGGGTTCTTCGGGTACCTTAAATTCGGTGACGAGGTACAAGGTAGCATCTCCTTAAACATGCAAGACGATTG GATCTCAGAATTAGTGAAAATACTCATCGCGCTGGCAATCCTCTTCTCTTATGGGCTTCAAATGACAGTAACCTCCGAGGTTGTGTGGGAcagcgtgaaggatcgatttcACAAGAACAACTCGAAAAAGGCCTACTATTGTGTCAGAAGCTCTCTAGTTGTTGGAACAG CCGTTGTTGCAGCTGTGATACCCAACCTGGCACCAATCATATCGCTGTTTGGAGCAGTTGGTTTTTCAATGATGGGACTTTTCTGCCCTGCTGTTATAGATCTAGTGCTTTACTATGATCCAGAAAGAGGTTGGACCGACTGGCGTtgcttaaaaaatattctcctcATGTTAGCTGCTTTAGCTGCGACTTTGCTCGGCACATATTCAAGTATGGTTGACATCATTACCAACTACGAATGA
- the LOC109031239 gene encoding proton-coupled amino acid transporter-like protein pathetic isoform X3, whose translation MAVAAITHTTAMLVRNSQTLCYMLKKPFLTYFETAEYAFEYGNLPAAKGHGGLARRFVKLFSLITYYGVNTIYMVLIASTIKQLVETRIDTQWNIRWYILLALIIILPVGVIKLMKFLAPFSAFANVCLFGGLGIILCRILRDLPPVSSRPLVAPIEKIPLFISTILFGCEGIGIVLPAENEMKNPDHFLGWTGVLSWSMFCIGISNAIVGFFGYLKFGDEVQGSISLNMQDDWISELVKILIALAILFSYGLQMTVTSEVVWDSVKDRFHKNNSKKAYYCVRSSLVVGTAVVAAVIPNLAPIISLFGAVGFSMMGLFCPAVIDLVLYYDPERGWTDWRCLKNILLMLAALAATLLGTYSSMVDIITNYE comes from the exons ATGGCTGTCGCGGCCATCACTCATACCACCGCAATGCTT gtgAGGAACTCTCAAACATTGTGTTACATGTTAAAAAAGCCATTTCTGACATATTTCGAAACAGCCGAGTATGCATTTGAATATGGAAACCTACCCGCTGCCAAAGGTCATGGTGGTCTTGCCAG GAGATTTGTAAAGCTGTTTTCTTTAATCACCTACTATGGTGTAAACACAATTTATATGGTCTTAATCGCATCAACAATCAAGCAG CTCGTCGAGACTCGGATAGACACTCAATGGAACATTCGATGGTACATTTTGTTGGCTCTCATCATAATTCTTCCTGTTGGAGTTATCAAACTCATGAAATTCTTGGCCCCTTTCTCAGCCTTCGCCAACGTTTGCCTTTTTGGTGGTCTCGGGATTATTCTCTGTAGAATCCTGAGGGATTTACCCCCTGTCTCCTCTAGGCCTTTGGTGGCTCCCATTGAGAAAATCCCTTTATTCATTTCGACAATACTTTTTGGTTGTGAGGGCATTGGAATT GTGTTGCCGGccgaaaatgagatgaaaaaccCCGATCATTTCCTGGGGTGGACCGGGGTCTTAAGCTGGTCGATGTTCTGCATCGGGATTTCAAACGCCATTGTCGGGTTCTTCGGGTACCTTAAATTCGGTGACGAGGTACAAGGTAGCATCTCCTTAAACATGCAAGACGATTG GATCTCAGAATTAGTGAAAATACTCATCGCGCTGGCAATCCTCTTCTCTTATGGGCTTCAAATGACAGTAACCTCCGAGGTTGTGTGGGAcagcgtgaaggatcgatttcACAAGAACAACTCGAAAAAGGCCTACTATTGTGTCAGAAGCTCTCTAGTTGTTGGAACAG CCGTTGTTGCAGCTGTGATACCCAACCTGGCACCAATCATATCGCTGTTTGGAGCAGTTGGTTTTTCAATGATGGGACTTTTCTGCCCTGCTGTTATAGATCTAGTGCTTTACTATGATCCAGAAAGAGGTTGGACCGACTGGCGTtgcttaaaaaatattctcctcATGTTAGCTGCTTTAGCTGCGACTTTGCTCGGCACATATTCAAGTATGGTTGACATCATTACCAACTACGAATGA